Proteins encoded in a region of the Macaca mulatta isolate MMU2019108-1 chromosome X, T2T-MMU8v2.0, whole genome shotgun sequence genome:
- the LPAR4 gene encoding lysophosphatidic acid receptor 4, which translates to MGDRRFIDFQFQDSNSSLRPRLGNATANNTCIVDDSFKYNLNGAVYSVVFILGLITNSVSLFVFCFRMKMRSETAIFITNLALSDLLFVCTLPFKIFYNFNRHWPFGDTLCKISGTAFLTNIYGSMLFLTCISVDRFLAIVYPFRSRTIRTRRNSAIVCAGVWILVLSGGISASLFSTTNVNNATTTCFEGFSKRVWKTYLSKITIFIEVVGFIIPLILNVSCSSVVLRTLRKPATLSQIGTNKKKVLKMITVHMAVFVVCFVPYNSVLFLYALVRSQAITNCFLERFAKIMYPITLCLATLNCCFDPFIYYFTLESFQKSFYVNTHIRMESLFKTETPLTTKPSLPAIQEEVSDQTTNNGGELMLESTF; encoded by the coding sequence ATGGGTGACAGAAGATTCATTGACTTCCAATTCCAAGATTCAAATTCAAGCCTCAGACCCAGGTTGGGCAATGCTACTGCCAATAATACTTGCATTGTTGATGATTCCTTCAAGTATAATCTGAATGGTGCTGTCTACAGTGTTGTATTCATCTTGGGTCTGATAACCAACAGtgtctctctgtttgtcttcTGTTTCCGCATGAAAATGAGAAGTGAGACTGCTATTTTTATCACCAATCTAGCCCTCTCTGATTTGCTTTTTGTCTGTAccctaccttttaaaatattttacaacttCAACCGCCACTGGCCTTTTGGTGACACCCTCTGCAAGATCTCTGGAACTGCATTCCTTACCAACATCTATGGCAGCATGCTCTTTCTCACCTGTATTAGTGTGGATCGTTTCCTGGCCATTGTCTATCCCTTCCGATCTCGTACTATTAGGACTAGGAGGAATTCTGCCATTGTGTGTGCTGGTGTCTGGATCCTAGTCCTCAGTGGTGGTATTTCAGCCTCTTTGTTTTCCACCACTAATGTCAACAATGCAACCACCACCTGCTTTGAAGGCTTCTCCAAACGTGTCTGGAAGACTTATTTATCGAAGATCACAATATTTATTGAAGTTGTTGGGTTTATCATTCCTCTGATATTGAATGTCTCTTGCTCTTCTGTGGTGCTGAGAACTCTTCGTAAGCCTGCTACTCTATCTCAAATTGGTACCAATAAgaaaaaagttctgaaaatgaTCACAGTACATATGGCAGTATTCGTGGTATGCTTTGTACCCTACAACTCTGTCCTCTTCCTGTATGCGCTGGTGCGCTCACAAGCTATTACTAATTGCTTTTTGGAAAGATTTGCAAAGATCATGTACCCAATCACCTTGTGTCTTGCAACTCTGAACTGTTGTTTTGACCCTTTCATCTATTACTTCACGCTTGAGTCCTTTCAGAAGTCCTTCTACGTCAATACCCACATCAGAATGGAGTCCCTGTTTAAGACTGAAACACCTTTGACCACAAAGCCTTCCCTTCCAGCTATTCAAGAGGAAGTAAGTGATCAAACAACAAATAATGGTGGTGAATTAATGCTAGAATCCACCTTTTAG